A stretch of the Candidatus Omnitrophota bacterium genome encodes the following:
- a CDS encoding polysaccharide deacetylase family protein yields the protein MSRSRTKQINSKQLLTRPEQRVSGSPLRPQYLPSPERDPFKMRMRFGREVFYGVLASAVTLMACVAMIYLAGQTSLAEFRTGNYWGSASAALLVSFFLFLVYGNMVYLVNRSSYFYRLKSHHPPSRQEMEGIYENPEAAPEVTYLIPSYKEERRVNCQSVFSAFLQDYPKRRIVLLVDDPPRPSDSESVRQLKEARSLPGDIKTWCSPMRDQLSAARSEFESRALRTELDSTMECLRLADLHADVADFLEKFVEDYPIEDHTDWHFVQLVFGSHIKDHRRRAHEFFLKGVGYPAEGWQRLVRREFTRLSSLFSASLEVFERKTYENFSWAPNKAMNLNSYLFMMGRHFREVIRGSKVFLEPAHKHEATLSIPDAKYVVNLDADSTLAPEYTLKLVHEMEKPENDRVAVMQTPYTSIPNAATALERVAGATTDMQYVVQQGFTAFGAASWVGANTLLRKSALNDIVTVESERGHLVAKFIQDRTVIEDTESTIDLIDCGWKLHNYPERLSYSATPPDFGALVIQRCRWANGGLIVLPKMLRYWLKGPFSLKKLMEGFLRFHYLTNALTATLGYMVLIFLPLREYVYLAWLLPLAGLPYYVIYMRDMHLARHRLSDFFRAFAMNLLLAPVNMVGVLKSVEQMITGKQSPFMRTPKILGRTASPAPIALVELSLVVYCTLITVILGFRGEWGNAVVPCVHAFIFAYAIKAFIGFRASAEDINAGFFQGGAGAKKASNRGGRMKRRILKIVAPGSAAVALIVLIFVVQGFGSGPVPAAILTPAKQVPVLMYHKVSPDPAEEANHTLVHLDRFKEEMRYLKENGYTTVTVSELSEYLRGDRVLPDKSVALTFDDGWKSVMNAVEILEEYDFKATFFFVQEYVDNQYPAFLSSSEIDRIVANKNFEIGSHSMTHPWEVGNNLVSWISGENEGRSSRDCAVEVAAPKFSLEKKLHRDIAVYAWPSGWYNDRLLTLARNAGYTATVTTDVASNRPGDDPMKIRRYPVWGQFEMPEFKRLLQGEENLDSVSAMVRAKIPVPEPSPAQDDYPES from the coding sequence ATGTCTAGAAGCAGAACCAAACAAATCAATTCCAAGCAACTGCTGACTCGCCCCGAGCAAAGGGTTTCGGGAAGTCCTTTGCGGCCTCAATATTTGCCGTCTCCGGAGCGTGACCCATTCAAGATGCGTATGCGATTCGGCCGGGAAGTGTTTTACGGGGTCCTGGCGTCTGCGGTTACCTTGATGGCATGTGTGGCCATGATTTATTTGGCGGGTCAGACGAGTCTGGCCGAGTTCCGGACCGGGAATTACTGGGGGAGTGCGAGCGCCGCGCTCTTGGTTTCCTTCTTTTTGTTCCTGGTTTACGGGAATATGGTCTATCTGGTTAACAGATCCTCCTATTTTTACCGGCTGAAGTCCCATCACCCGCCGTCCAGACAAGAGATGGAGGGGATTTATGAGAATCCTGAGGCGGCTCCGGAAGTCACTTACCTGATTCCCTCTTATAAGGAAGAGCGGCGCGTGAATTGCCAGTCGGTGTTCTCCGCGTTTTTGCAGGATTATCCCAAGCGGCGCATTGTGCTGCTGGTGGATGACCCTCCGCGTCCTTCGGATAGCGAGTCGGTGAGGCAGCTCAAAGAGGCACGCTCCCTTCCCGGAGACATTAAGACCTGGTGTTCCCCGATGCGGGATCAGCTTTCCGCTGCGCGCAGCGAATTCGAGAGCCGAGCCCTTCGCACGGAATTGGACAGTACCATGGAGTGCCTGCGCTTAGCCGATCTGCATGCGGATGTTGCAGACTTCTTGGAGAAATTTGTTGAGGACTATCCCATTGAGGATCATACGGACTGGCATTTTGTGCAGCTGGTCTTTGGGTCCCATATCAAGGATCATCGCCGGCGCGCTCACGAGTTTTTTCTCAAAGGAGTTGGTTATCCTGCCGAAGGCTGGCAGCGCTTGGTCCGTCGGGAATTTACGCGCCTCAGTTCTTTGTTCAGCGCGAGTTTGGAGGTGTTTGAGCGCAAGACCTATGAGAATTTCTCCTGGGCTCCGAACAAGGCCATGAATCTCAACAGCTATTTGTTCATGATGGGCCGGCATTTTCGCGAGGTGATCCGGGGCTCCAAGGTGTTCCTGGAGCCGGCGCACAAGCACGAAGCTACCCTGTCCATACCGGACGCCAAGTATGTGGTGAATCTGGATGCAGACAGCACCTTGGCCCCTGAGTACACGCTCAAGCTGGTGCATGAGATGGAGAAGCCCGAGAACGACCGCGTGGCGGTCATGCAGACTCCGTATACCTCCATTCCGAATGCTGCGACTGCGCTGGAACGCGTGGCCGGAGCTACAACGGATATGCAGTATGTGGTGCAGCAAGGTTTCACGGCTTTTGGAGCCGCGTCCTGGGTGGGCGCCAATACTCTATTGAGGAAGAGCGCGCTCAACGATATTGTCACAGTCGAGAGCGAGCGCGGGCATTTGGTGGCCAAGTTCATTCAGGACCGCACGGTCATCGAAGACACGGAATCCACCATTGACTTGATTGATTGCGGATGGAAGCTGCACAACTATCCGGAGCGGCTTTCGTATAGCGCCACGCCGCCGGATTTCGGCGCGCTGGTGATTCAGCGCTGCCGCTGGGCCAACGGTGGGTTGATTGTGTTGCCCAAGATGTTGCGGTACTGGCTCAAAGGTCCCTTCAGTCTCAAAAAGCTCATGGAAGGCTTCCTGCGTTTTCATTATTTAACCAATGCGCTCACAGCCACCTTGGGCTATATGGTGCTTATCTTCTTGCCTTTGCGCGAGTATGTTTACTTGGCTTGGTTGCTGCCTTTGGCCGGGTTGCCTTACTACGTTATCTACATGCGGGACATGCATCTGGCCCGGCACCGGCTCTCGGATTTTTTCAGAGCATTTGCCATGAACCTCCTCCTGGCACCGGTCAATATGGTGGGAGTGCTCAAGTCCGTGGAGCAAATGATTACGGGGAAACAATCCCCGTTTATGCGCACACCCAAAATTCTGGGACGCACGGCTTCGCCGGCGCCCATTGCCTTAGTCGAGTTGAGCCTGGTGGTCTATTGCACACTCATTACGGTGATTTTGGGATTTAGAGGAGAATGGGGGAATGCGGTTGTGCCTTGTGTGCACGCGTTCATTTTTGCCTACGCAATTAAGGCCTTTATCGGTTTCAGAGCTTCTGCAGAGGATATCAATGCCGGATTCTTTCAAGGTGGCGCTGGGGCCAAGAAGGCTTCAAACCGAGGTGGACGGATGAAAAGAAGAATCTTAAAGATAGTAGCCCCGGGGTCTGCGGCGGTGGCATTGATTGTGCTGATTTTTGTGGTTCAGGGATTCGGAAGCGGTCCCGTACCTGCGGCAATCCTGACGCCCGCAAAGCAAGTGCCTGTACTGATGTACCACAAAGTTTCGCCGGATCCTGCGGAAGAGGCCAACCACACCCTGGTTCACCTGGACCGCTTTAAGGAAGAAATGCGGTACCTGAAAGAGAACGGTTACACCACGGTGACGGTTTCGGAGCTTTCGGAATATCTGCGCGGGGACCGGGTCCTGCCGGACAAGTCCGTGGCGCTCACCTTTGACGATGGCTGGAAAAGTGTGATGAATGCCGTTGAGATTCTGGAAGAGTACGATTTTAAGGCCACGTTCTTTTTTGTGCAGGAGTATGTGGATAACCAGTATCCGGCCTTTTTGAGTTCGAGTGAGATTGACCGGATTGTTGCAAATAAGAATTTTGAGATCGGCTCTCACTCGATGACGCATCCATGGGAGGTGGGGAATAACCTCGTTTCCTGGATTAGTGGAGAGAATGAAGGCCGCAGTTCCAGGGACTGTGCCGTGGAGGTTGCCGCACCCAAATTCAGCTTAGAGAAGAAGCTGCACCGCGATATTGCAGTCTATGCTTGGCCCAGCGGTTGGTACAATGACCGGCTGTTGACCCTTGCCCGCAACGCCGGATATACGGCGACGGTGACCACGGATGTGGCCAGTAACCGGCCCGGGGATGACCCCATGAAGATCCGGCGCTATCCTGTGTGGGGGCAGTTTGAGATGCCTGAATTCAAACGGCTGCTGCAGGGGGAAGAGAACCTGGATAGCGTCAGTGCCATGGTGAGAGCGAAGATCCCGGTGCCTGAGCCAAGCCCTGCGCAGGATGACTATCCCGAGTCCTGA